From one Catenuloplanes nepalensis genomic stretch:
- a CDS encoding response regulator transcription factor, producing MVRILLAMPQGLLRGALKYVLSTHPDMDVIAERDAVEATIEAVRTDSPDVTVLDLELLNGPGRDPAGAARAAHSELPDSKILVLVDPRRPGVGAQIAAVPPTIGFLAQTASPERVVDAVLRLAAGEPVVDADLLMAALMPTSPLTERELRVLEVAALGTPVKEIARTLSLSPGTVRNHLSRIIAKTGARNRIEAIHLSKEKGWI from the coding sequence GTGGTGCGCATTCTGCTGGCGATGCCGCAGGGGCTGCTGCGTGGTGCCCTGAAATACGTGCTCTCCACGCACCCGGACATGGACGTGATCGCGGAGCGCGACGCGGTGGAAGCCACGATCGAGGCGGTGCGCACGGACTCGCCGGACGTGACCGTGCTCGACCTGGAGCTGCTCAACGGGCCGGGCAGGGACCCGGCGGGTGCGGCCCGCGCCGCGCACTCGGAGCTGCCGGACAGCAAGATCCTGGTGCTGGTCGACCCGCGCCGGCCGGGCGTCGGCGCGCAGATCGCCGCGGTCCCGCCGACGATCGGGTTCCTGGCGCAGACCGCGTCACCGGAGCGGGTGGTGGACGCGGTGCTCCGGCTCGCCGCGGGCGAGCCGGTGGTCGACGCGGACCTGCTGATGGCCGCGCTCATGCCGACGTCGCCGCTGACCGAGCGGGAGCTGCGCGTGCTGGAGGTGGCCGCGCTCGGCACGCCGGTGAAGGAGATCGCGCGCACGCTGTCGCTGTCACCGGGGACGGTGCGCAACCACCTGTCCCGGATCATCGCGAAGACCGGCGCGCGCAACCGGATCGAGGCGATCCACCTGTCCAAGGAGAAGGGCTGGATCTGA
- a CDS encoding acyltransferase, whose amino-acid sequence MGDGQRPQDFDYSPWLFADGADDAARARQAAYQRSLDGTIGEGCFVSEHASVHPDELRLGDRSYVAAGAYLTGTLRTGRDCSINPYTVVRGDVTLGDAVRIGAHTSILAFNHTMDDPDVEVFRQPLTSKGITIGDDVWIGSHVVILDGVTVGDRSVLAAGAIVTKDVPAGAVVGGNPARVIRWRVPAQRKNDTDLASSVAAFADRARAQAGDVLTRCWNAGLGLFTDKPDTPPTVRAQCDAIEIADLLLGRAPEQLPAAEQADRLRRWQDPRTGIVPEFGRTPENGLFDEHGGYHVLSAGYALDLLGSEFPEPVRVVSEATAEQIIEGLERQPWRTNAWTAGHWVDILGTALHWNARKGLRGPRETVAGWMLMNADPRTGMWGTPAPADGLLQIVNGFYRASRGTFAQWGLPVPYPERVVDTVLQHARDARFFGPGRHNACNVLDVAHPLWLTRASGYRAAEVATLATQLLRDAMGHWTDGAGFGFRAPHPSTRGDRATVPGLQGTEMWLALIWLLADLAGVEPSLGYRPRGVHRPEPAAQRTA is encoded by the coding sequence ATGGGCGACGGGCAGCGACCGCAGGATTTCGACTACTCACCGTGGCTTTTCGCGGACGGTGCGGACGACGCGGCGAGGGCGCGCCAAGCCGCCTACCAGCGGAGTCTCGACGGTACCATCGGCGAAGGATGCTTCGTCTCCGAGCACGCCTCGGTGCACCCGGACGAGTTGCGGCTCGGCGACCGCAGCTACGTCGCGGCCGGCGCCTACCTGACCGGGACGCTGCGCACCGGCCGGGACTGCTCGATCAACCCCTACACCGTGGTGCGCGGCGACGTCACGCTCGGCGACGCGGTGCGGATCGGGGCGCACACCTCGATCCTGGCGTTCAACCACACGATGGACGATCCGGACGTCGAGGTCTTCCGGCAGCCACTGACCAGCAAGGGCATCACGATCGGCGACGACGTCTGGATCGGCTCGCACGTGGTGATCCTGGACGGCGTCACCGTCGGCGACCGCAGCGTGCTCGCGGCCGGCGCGATCGTCACCAAGGACGTACCCGCGGGCGCGGTGGTCGGCGGCAACCCGGCCCGCGTGATCCGCTGGCGTGTCCCCGCCCAGCGGAAGAACGACACCGACCTCGCGTCGTCCGTCGCCGCGTTCGCCGACCGCGCCCGCGCCCAGGCCGGCGACGTCCTGACCCGCTGCTGGAACGCCGGTCTCGGCCTGTTCACCGACAAACCCGACACCCCGCCGACGGTACGGGCACAGTGCGACGCGATCGAGATCGCCGACCTGCTGCTCGGCCGCGCCCCGGAGCAGCTGCCCGCCGCGGAACAGGCCGACCGCCTGCGCCGCTGGCAGGATCCGCGCACCGGCATCGTGCCCGAGTTCGGCCGTACCCCCGAGAACGGTCTTTTCGACGAACACGGCGGCTATCACGTGCTGTCCGCCGGTTACGCGCTGGATCTGCTCGGCAGCGAGTTTCCCGAGCCGGTCCGGGTGGTGTCCGAGGCCACCGCGGAGCAGATCATCGAGGGCCTGGAGCGCCAGCCGTGGCGCACGAACGCGTGGACGGCCGGCCACTGGGTGGACATCCTCGGCACCGCGCTGCACTGGAACGCGCGTAAGGGCCTCCGCGGTCCCCGGGAGACGGTGGCGGGGTGGATGCTGATGAACGCCGACCCGCGCACCGGCATGTGGGGCACCCCGGCCCCGGCCGACGGACTGCTCCAGATCGTGAACGGCTTCTACCGCGCGTCCCGGGGCACTTTCGCGCAGTGGGGGCTACCCGTCCCGTACCCCGAAAGGGTGGTGGACACGGTGTTGCAGCACGCGCGGGATGCGCGCTTCTTCGGCCCGGGGCGCCATAACGCCTGCAACGTCCTGGATGTGGCCCATCCACTGTGGCTGACCCGCGCCTCAGGCTACCGTGCCGCCGAGGTTGCCACGCTGGCCACGCAGCTGCTCCGCGACGCGATGGGTCACTGGACCGACGGGGCCGGTTTCGGTTTCCGGGCCCCGCATCCGTCCACCCGGGGCGACCGCGCGACCGTCCCGGGCCTGCAGGGCACCGAGATGTGGCTGGCCCTGATCTGGCTCCTCGCCGACCTGGCCGGCGTCGAACCCAGCCTCGGCTACCGCCCACGAGGCGTCCACCGCCCGGAACCGGCGGCTCAGCGCACGGCGTGA
- a CDS encoding SUMF1/EgtB/PvdO family nonheme iron enzyme, translated as MTGSARVSFGIWSDRMVAAEQLQSDLSESGVHTITVGGDTGPPIECLVVLTQKPQLDPGELATLTRLANRAKITIAVDRHRPGVDDAPPWPRDATLHWGGHYPDLSQVAEALVDLVRPPGLLSTALPAFLPTSTPLPGIPLAVGMHDLIEQLQRPEAPRLVSLTRSLYAELLHAPRARSRNEYDLFRLVHWAAQEKNRPFINTRLARSEKPSIRPERPRSLDEVLDDLRTRRLVMLLGEPSSGKSQQLRYFDARSALRSIQQQEGGPRAPGSFYVALSSQPSQPDISMEWLARQWSMVADTARWHDLPAFLADGGTVLLDGLNEGGIRSLPLREWMNRWRDVITQLFEAGALKVVVSCRTRDQLIQMREPATEVSLRPLSTEDIVAIATQADPRIARRLKHALAEDGRIADLYASPFRLRKFLESGADDIVGTEARLFGLVIVAAILRDLDQDNPHGDLISDSAAARLRASSVTDDGNPWLELETIPMIKAFAALARKLTFPTTPGGSARLTMQPVRAIEVLEHALAEARYDPAKAPMALDAAKDFDILQEQRGEVRFIHPSLQHLFAASGCTDEEIVALAEQERQSSPHRPVTPHRWSPGRLPPYADHRYGELFKFAAQLRPDVPRLLLRVDPVLAARTYLAAGLDAEDGVDDEIRATLANSLVDEVSRPRRAAITAALGELGWRLPTPGFRGSEALATVPASEWRLGHRDRTSTPEMDTDSETRTVRLGGFRLSRFPVSNLEYRAFVESGGYDDKAWWTPEGWQWVTNSRAVEQSVVEWRRRQTILNRDLSQIVRLLREERATPASAAALLRFARLSESEIVEYVRSRQDRPIRSPGSWDTPALSNPLQPVVGVSWFEANAFCAWLTDQYGKTFRLPSENEWEAACLHSLGLTDCAAVAGTIGTDFGNTMESGFQATTPIRTYATTAQEAHRLPVEMLGNVFEWNFDYYAPGHHNRRILKGGSWRHEAWRAHPAYRGRGVVDAQYNDVGFRYVMEEARS; from the coding sequence GTGACGGGTAGCGCGCGGGTCTCGTTCGGCATCTGGAGCGACCGCATGGTGGCCGCCGAACAACTCCAGTCCGACCTGAGCGAGTCCGGCGTGCACACCATCACGGTCGGCGGTGACACCGGCCCACCGATCGAGTGCCTGGTCGTCCTCACCCAGAAGCCGCAGCTGGACCCGGGCGAGTTGGCCACGCTGACCCGGCTGGCCAACCGCGCGAAGATCACCATCGCGGTCGACCGGCACCGGCCCGGCGTGGACGATGCACCACCCTGGCCGCGGGACGCCACGCTGCACTGGGGCGGCCACTACCCGGATCTGTCGCAGGTGGCGGAGGCGCTGGTCGACCTGGTCCGGCCGCCGGGATTGCTCTCCACCGCGCTGCCGGCCTTCCTGCCCACGTCCACACCGCTGCCCGGCATCCCGCTCGCCGTCGGCATGCACGACCTGATCGAGCAGCTGCAGCGCCCGGAGGCGCCCCGCCTCGTCTCGCTCACCCGCAGCCTGTACGCCGAGCTGCTGCACGCGCCCCGGGCCCGGAGCCGCAACGAGTACGACCTGTTCCGGCTGGTCCACTGGGCCGCGCAGGAGAAGAACCGGCCGTTCATCAACACACGCCTGGCCCGATCGGAAAAGCCGTCGATCCGCCCGGAACGGCCGCGCTCGCTGGACGAGGTGCTGGACGATCTGCGTACCCGCCGGCTGGTCATGCTGCTGGGCGAGCCCAGCAGCGGGAAGAGCCAACAGCTGCGGTACTTCGACGCACGGTCGGCGCTGCGCTCGATCCAGCAGCAGGAAGGCGGCCCCCGGGCACCGGGCTCGTTCTACGTGGCGCTCTCGTCGCAGCCGTCGCAACCGGACATCTCAATGGAGTGGCTGGCGCGGCAATGGTCCATGGTCGCGGACACCGCTCGCTGGCACGACCTGCCCGCCTTCCTGGCGGACGGCGGCACGGTGCTGCTCGACGGGTTGAACGAGGGCGGCATCCGGTCGCTGCCCCTGCGCGAGTGGATGAACCGGTGGCGGGACGTGATCACGCAGCTGTTCGAGGCCGGTGCGCTCAAGGTGGTGGTCAGCTGCCGGACCCGAGATCAGCTGATCCAGATGCGGGAACCCGCGACCGAGGTCAGCCTGCGGCCGCTGTCGACCGAGGACATCGTGGCGATCGCCACCCAGGCCGATCCGCGGATCGCGCGCCGGCTGAAGCACGCGCTGGCCGAGGACGGCCGGATCGCCGACCTGTACGCGAGTCCGTTCCGCCTGCGCAAGTTCCTGGAGTCGGGCGCGGACGACATCGTCGGCACCGAGGCTCGCCTGTTCGGGCTGGTCATCGTGGCCGCCATCCTGCGCGATCTCGATCAGGACAACCCACACGGCGATCTCATCTCCGACTCCGCCGCGGCCCGGCTGCGGGCCAGCTCCGTCACGGACGACGGCAACCCATGGCTGGAGCTGGAGACCATCCCGATGATCAAGGCGTTCGCGGCGCTGGCCAGGAAGCTGACATTCCCCACCACGCCGGGCGGGAGCGCGCGCCTGACCATGCAGCCGGTCAGAGCCATCGAGGTGCTCGAACACGCGCTCGCCGAGGCGCGGTACGACCCGGCGAAGGCCCCGATGGCGCTGGACGCGGCGAAGGACTTCGACATCCTTCAGGAGCAGCGCGGCGAGGTCCGGTTCATCCACCCGTCCCTGCAACATCTGTTCGCCGCGTCCGGCTGCACGGACGAGGAGATCGTCGCGCTCGCGGAACAGGAACGGCAATCGTCCCCGCATCGGCCGGTCACACCGCATCGCTGGTCCCCCGGGCGCCTGCCGCCGTACGCGGACCACCGGTACGGAGAACTCTTCAAGTTCGCGGCGCAGCTGCGGCCCGACGTACCGCGCCTGTTGCTCCGCGTCGACCCGGTGCTGGCCGCCCGCACCTACCTGGCCGCCGGACTCGACGCCGAGGACGGCGTGGACGACGAGATCCGCGCGACGCTGGCGAACAGCCTGGTGGACGAGGTCAGCCGGCCACGTCGCGCCGCGATCACGGCGGCGCTCGGCGAACTGGGGTGGCGACTGCCGACACCGGGCTTCCGCGGCTCGGAGGCGCTGGCCACGGTGCCGGCCAGCGAGTGGCGCCTCGGTCACCGGGACCGCACGAGCACGCCCGAGATGGACACCGACAGTGAGACGCGCACGGTCCGCCTGGGTGGCTTCCGGCTCTCCCGCTTCCCGGTCTCGAACCTCGAGTACCGGGCGTTCGTGGAGTCCGGCGGATACGACGACAAGGCCTGGTGGACACCGGAGGGCTGGCAGTGGGTGACGAACTCCCGCGCCGTCGAGCAGTCCGTGGTCGAGTGGCGACGCCGGCAGACCATCCTGAACCGCGATCTCAGCCAGATCGTCCGGCTGCTGCGCGAGGAGCGGGCCACGCCGGCGTCCGCGGCCGCGCTGCTGCGGTTCGCGCGGCTCTCCGAGTCGGAGATCGTCGAGTACGTCCGGTCGAGGCAGGATCGGCCGATCCGCAGCCCCGGCTCGTGGGACACGCCCGCGCTCAGCAACCCGCTGCAGCCGGTCGTGGGCGTGTCGTGGTTCGAGGCGAACGCGTTCTGTGCCTGGCTCACCGATCAGTACGGCAAGACGTTCCGGCTGCCCTCCGAGAACGAGTGGGAGGCCGCCTGCCTGCACTCGCTCGGCCTCACCGACTGCGCCGCCGTGGCCGGGACGATCGGCACCGACTTCGGCAACACCATGGAGTCCGGATTCCAGGCCACCACGCCGATCAGGACGTACGCGACCACCGCGCAGGAGGCCCACCGACTGCCGGTGGAGATGCTCGGCAACGTCTTCGAGTGGAACTTCGACTACTACGCCCCCGGTCATCACAATCGGCGGATCCTGAAAGGTGGATCGTGGCGGCACGAGGCGTGGCGTGCACACCCGGCATATCGTGGTCGGGGAGTGGTGGACGCCCAGTACAACGACGTCGGTTTCCGCTACGTGATGGAGGAGGCCCGATCATGA
- a CDS encoding response regulator transcription factor, with translation MIFSNHVLLRESLHAVLSTELEVTSVGGDDAEVLTAAHKIRPDVIVVDLDGPGRHGLRTVRRLVAELPECAVVALTGRHTPHALRAALAAGARGFASRQQPPAELVDLIRRVGRGERMIHPGTALATLAAMHNPLSARERDVLRLAARGMPSAAIASELFLSEGTIRNYLSSAVRKLSCRNRLEAARLAEEAGWI, from the coding sequence ATGATCTTCTCGAACCATGTGCTGCTGCGCGAGTCCCTGCACGCGGTGCTGTCCACGGAGCTGGAGGTGACGTCCGTGGGCGGGGACGACGCTGAGGTGCTGACCGCGGCGCACAAGATCCGGCCGGACGTGATCGTGGTGGATCTGGACGGGCCGGGACGGCACGGACTGCGAACGGTGCGGCGACTGGTGGCGGAGCTGCCGGAATGTGCGGTGGTGGCGCTGACCGGGCGGCACACGCCGCACGCGTTGCGGGCCGCGCTGGCAGCGGGCGCGCGCGGGTTCGCGTCGCGTCAGCAGCCGCCGGCCGAGCTGGTGGATCTGATCCGCCGGGTCGGGCGCGGCGAGCGGATGATTCACCCGGGTACCGCGCTGGCCACGCTCGCGGCGATGCACAATCCGCTGTCCGCGCGGGAGCGTGATGTGCTGCGGCTCGCGGCGCGCGGGATGCCGAGCGCCGCGATTGCGTCGGAACTCTTTCTGTCCGAAGGAACAATTCGGAACTATCTATCTTCTGCGGTACGGAAACTGAGCTGCAGAAATCGGTTGGAAGCGGCCCGTCTCGCCGAGGAGGCCGGCTGGATCTAA
- a CDS encoding DUF998 domain-containing protein: MRSPALVSSAAAPVLLIGGWLLAESRQPPAFDPLRDAISDLAALDAADRHIMTAALLGVGLAHLVTAFGLTEVSRAGRLLIAVGGIATVLVGAFPLPAHGGGSAAHTAAATVAFTALAVWPFTGGSRTTVLQEPATIIAGTVLLSLAVWFAFTLRLGGPLGLAERTAAAAQAIWPFIVAVTIHAGREQPERTGRAAPPKRSIG, from the coding sequence ATGAGAAGCCCCGCACTCGTCTCCTCCGCCGCCGCCCCCGTGCTGCTGATCGGCGGCTGGCTGCTCGCCGAGTCCCGCCAGCCACCCGCCTTCGACCCGCTCCGCGACGCGATCAGCGACCTGGCCGCCCTCGACGCGGCCGACCGGCACATCATGACGGCGGCGTTGCTCGGCGTCGGCCTCGCACACCTGGTAACCGCGTTCGGCCTGACCGAGGTCTCCCGCGCCGGCCGCCTCCTGATCGCCGTCGGGGGCATCGCCACCGTCCTGGTCGGCGCGTTCCCACTGCCGGCCCACGGTGGCGGCTCGGCCGCGCACACGGCGGCGGCGACGGTCGCGTTCACCGCCCTCGCGGTGTGGCCCTTCACCGGCGGCTCCCGAACCACGGTTCTACAAGAACCGGCAACCATCATCGCCGGTACGGTGCTGCTGTCCCTCGCCGTGTGGTTCGCCTTCACACTGCGGCTCGGCGGCCCTCTCGGCCTCGCCGAACGCACCGCTGCCGCGGCCCAGGCGATCTGGCCGTTCATCGTGGCCGTCACCATCCACGCGGGCCGCGAGCAGCCGGAACGCACCGGCCGGGCGGCCCCTCCCAAGCGGTCGATCGGCTGA
- a CDS encoding DUF2971 domain-containing protein: MVLDRQELLSIDDESSRGRYGYRYIGKDGLLATLQTGKLRLAPFETMNDPREARAWQARSLAEGGAGLRAEPPLTEASLQGELDRVLRRGARLASFSRDRPNGPNGPAVALRGWANSSSWDRYADKYRGACMVFDWDLLGEELDDFVTPPELGMISGRLNVEYADTPLTIPTIDKSFSSLEGFRDHLDDIINSRLAVELYGRKNTCWSDECESRLLIVRVNVPPLEIDNPLYMGLGSSLKAIIVGAAFGDTTKLLEHVGAGGKFAGVSVYRTDLNSRPFGGQ; the protein is encoded by the coding sequence GTGGTTCTGGACAGGCAGGAACTGCTGTCGATCGACGACGAGTCAAGCCGCGGCCGTTACGGCTACCGATATATCGGCAAGGATGGCCTGCTCGCCACACTCCAGACGGGCAAGTTGAGGCTCGCGCCGTTTGAGACGATGAATGATCCACGCGAGGCGAGGGCTTGGCAGGCGCGGTCTCTAGCGGAGGGAGGAGCAGGTCTGCGGGCAGAGCCGCCTTTGACCGAGGCGAGCCTCCAGGGCGAGTTGGATAGGGTGCTTCGCCGAGGTGCTCGGCTTGCGTCGTTTAGCCGCGATCGGCCGAACGGGCCGAATGGGCCAGCGGTCGCCCTGCGAGGATGGGCGAACTCGTCCTCGTGGGATCGTTATGCCGATAAATACCGCGGTGCCTGCATGGTCTTCGATTGGGACTTGCTCGGAGAAGAGCTCGACGATTTCGTTACGCCGCCGGAATTGGGGATGATCTCCGGCCGGCTGAATGTCGAGTATGCCGATACTCCACTAACGATTCCAACTATCGATAAATCCTTCTCGAGTCTCGAAGGCTTTCGTGATCACCTTGATGATATTATAAATTCTAGGCTTGCTGTCGAATTGTACGGTCGAAAGAATACGTGCTGGAGTGATGAGTGCGAATCGCGGCTGTTGATCGTGCGCGTGAACGTTCCGCCCCTTGAGATTGATAACCCGCTGTATATGGGGTTGGGCTCTTCCTTGAAGGCCATTATCGTCGGAGCCGCGTTCGGAGATACCACCAAGCTCCTTGAACATGTCGGTGCAGGTGGAAAGTTTGCCGGGGTGAGCGTCTATCGCACTGACCTAAACTCAAGACCGTTTGGTGGTCAATAG
- a CDS encoding class I fructose-bisphosphate aldolase: MPHSPGLQRRMHRLLPPGPAALWLPLDDGLISGPEHHLRDVRSLLSPTVVESVTAVLGFRGSLAAATPQLLGKPLVMNLSASSIHRDHTRKTAVGSVADAVHQGADAVACHVNVTSPYESEGLDQLSRRVTEASALGVPVVAMVYPRTVGENGADYNYFDVRERSPEEFAVLVRHCVRIAVDLGASVVKTMYTGSPETFRTVVESAMGTPVLIAGEALVDEEQAIERAQDAVEAGAAGVAFGRQIFNRTDAAGFAARLRKSLDGALPQHEAHAVR, encoded by the coding sequence GTGCCCCACTCGCCCGGTCTGCAACGACGCATGCACCGGCTCCTCCCGCCCGGCCCGGCCGCCCTCTGGCTGCCACTGGACGACGGCCTCATCTCCGGGCCCGAGCATCATCTGCGCGATGTCCGCTCGCTCCTCAGCCCGACGGTCGTGGAGAGCGTGACCGCGGTCCTGGGCTTTCGCGGCTCGCTCGCGGCCGCGACCCCGCAACTGCTCGGCAAGCCGCTGGTGATGAACCTGAGCGCCAGCAGCATCCACCGCGACCACACCCGGAAAACGGCGGTCGGCAGCGTGGCGGACGCGGTGCACCAGGGCGCGGATGCCGTGGCCTGCCACGTCAACGTCACGTCGCCCTACGAGAGTGAGGGACTGGACCAGCTCAGCCGTCGCGTGACCGAGGCATCGGCCCTCGGTGTACCGGTCGTCGCGATGGTCTATCCGCGCACGGTCGGCGAGAACGGCGCCGACTACAACTACTTCGACGTGCGGGAGCGTTCGCCGGAGGAGTTCGCGGTGCTGGTCCGGCACTGCGTGCGCATCGCGGTGGACCTCGGGGCCAGTGTGGTCAAGACGATGTACACCGGTTCCCCGGAGACGTTCCGGACGGTGGTCGAATCGGCCATGGGAACGCCGGTTCTGATCGCCGGTGAGGCGCTGGTCGACGAGGAACAGGCGATCGAACGTGCGCAGGATGCGGTTGAAGCCGGCGCCGCCGGGGTCGCGTTCGGGCGGCAGATCTTCAACCGGACGGACGCCGCCGGGTTCGCGGCCCGGCTGCGGAAGTCGCTCGACGGCGCACTTCCGCAGCACGAGGCTCACGCCGTGCGCTGA
- a CDS encoding ATP-binding cassette domain-containing protein, translated as MGAATRYTLSELRRDRRAVAGLAVWSLVETAPALISGYATARAIDDGFLAGDARTGLAWLGGYAIAAGIGAAGARGAYRRLGDVVEPFRDRLVRRVVTDALRGAARPDRAAVARMTRQVEVVRDTFAGLLTTVRGFVFSMVAAIAGLVALAPVLAALVAVPLLLGLGLFALLLPRLAARQLAAARTDEDLATTAEPMLRAHRDVTAAGAGAWAAGVVSDAAEAQARAERALGTAGALRGACLAVGGWGPLVVLLVAGPWLIERGIGAGALLGAMVYVRQGLVPALHLLMHGLAGGGLRYGITLRRILLRPAPGSHPAGAPDSHPTAPSDPHPDGRSDPYPAGAPESASGSHPDGGPKSGLPHPAPRGGRPSLLRMRGVTFRYGPAAAPVLDRFDLDVDAGEHLVIVGASGIGKSTLAGLMAGLIVPQHGEVRCAARVLLPQEAYVFTGTVLDNLRYLAPDAPVLRGIAALGAWPLIDRLGGLDGMIDPATLSAGEKQLIALVRAWLSPAPLAILDEATCHLDPATEARAETAFAARPGALVVIAHRLGSAARGRHVLLFDGATPLLSTHAELLRTSRPYREMSDPALLLGQVDRLDPVARAGLRDDPGQVVAHRPR; from the coding sequence ATGGGCGCGGCCACCCGCTACACGCTGAGCGAGCTGCGGCGTGACCGGCGCGCGGTCGCCGGCCTGGCCGTGTGGTCGCTGGTCGAGACCGCGCCCGCGCTGATCAGTGGGTATGCCACGGCACGCGCGATCGACGACGGCTTCCTCGCCGGGGACGCCCGCACCGGCCTGGCCTGGCTCGGCGGCTACGCGATCGCCGCGGGGATCGGCGCGGCCGGTGCGCGCGGCGCGTACCGCCGGCTCGGTGACGTGGTCGAGCCGTTCCGGGACCGGCTGGTGCGCCGGGTGGTGACGGACGCGCTGCGCGGCGCCGCCCGGCCGGACCGCGCGGCCGTGGCCCGGATGACCCGGCAGGTCGAGGTGGTCCGGGACACGTTCGCCGGGCTGCTCACCACCGTGCGCGGCTTCGTCTTCAGCATGGTCGCGGCGATCGCCGGCCTGGTCGCGCTGGCGCCGGTGCTGGCCGCGCTCGTCGCCGTACCGCTGCTGTTGGGTCTCGGGCTCTTCGCTCTTCTGCTGCCGCGGCTGGCGGCCCGGCAGCTGGCCGCGGCGCGCACGGACGAGGACCTGGCCACGACCGCGGAGCCGATGCTGCGCGCGCACCGTGACGTGACCGCGGCCGGCGCGGGAGCCTGGGCGGCCGGCGTGGTCTCGGACGCGGCCGAGGCACAGGCCCGGGCGGAACGCGCGCTCGGCACGGCCGGTGCGCTGCGCGGCGCCTGCCTCGCGGTCGGCGGCTGGGGACCGCTGGTCGTGCTGCTGGTCGCCGGACCCTGGCTGATCGAGCGGGGGATCGGTGCGGGCGCGCTGCTCGGCGCCATGGTCTACGTGCGGCAGGGCCTGGTCCCGGCGCTGCACCTGCTCATGCACGGCCTGGCCGGCGGCGGTCTGCGCTACGGCATCACGCTGCGCCGGATCCTGCTCCGGCCCGCGCCCGGCTCGCACCCGGCCGGTGCGCCCGATTCGCACCCGACGGCTCCGTCCGATCCGCACCCGGACGGTCGGTCCGATCCGTACCCGGCCGGTGCGCCTGAGTCGGCCTCTGGATCGCATCCGGACGGCGGGCCGAAAAGCGGCCTGCCGCACCCGGCGCCGAGGGGCGGCCGGCCGAGCCTGCTGCGCATGCGCGGCGTGACGTTCCGCTACGGCCCGGCCGCCGCGCCCGTGCTCGATCGCTTCGACCTGGACGTCGACGCCGGTGAGCATCTGGTCATCGTGGGCGCCAGCGGCATCGGCAAGTCCACGCTCGCCGGGCTGATGGCCGGCCTGATCGTGCCGCAGCACGGCGAGGTGCGCTGCGCCGCGCGCGTGCTGCTGCCGCAGGAGGCCTACGTCTTCACCGGCACGGTCCTGGACAATCTGCGCTATCTTGCCCCGGACGCGCCCGTGCTGCGCGGGATCGCCGCGCTCGGCGCCTGGCCGCTGATCGACCGGCTCGGCGGGCTCGACGGCATGATCGACCCGGCCACGCTCTCGGCCGGCGAGAAGCAGCTGATCGCGCTGGTCCGGGCCTGGCTGTCACCGGCGCCGCTGGCGATCCTGGACGAGGCCACCTGCCACCTCGACCCGGCCACCGAAGCCCGCGCGGAGACGGCCTTCGCGGCCCGGCCGGGCGCGCTCGTGGTCATCGCGCACCGGCTCGGCTCCGCCGCGCGCGGCCGGCACGTGCTGCTCTTCGACGGTGCCACACCGCTGCTCAGCACGCACGCGGAACTGCTGCGGACATCGCGCCCCTACCGCGAGATGTCAGATCCAGCCCTTCTCCTTGGACAGGTGGATCGCCTCGATCCGGTTGCGCGCGCCGGTCTTCGCGATGATCCGGGACAGGTGGTTGCGCACCGTCCCCGGTGA